The Mytilus trossulus isolate FHL-02 chromosome 3, PNRI_Mtr1.1.1.hap1, whole genome shotgun sequence genome contains a region encoding:
- the LOC134711630 gene encoding uncharacterized protein LOC134711630 encodes MDIKPTPQLSTNDFNEITETDSKLPDICIKRSSSNEDDMQQEEEISSGYNSNLTLDEQEETQDSLFTNQKDFNRRSIVSGARISDGDSAISLTIEDQNQIPTTQDTLLEQNAGTDNNNKHSLSIQKTWRCLLLSMTINALFIVSIIIIVVCSLFFKTVNTEKSSPPSLCVLESLKTPLCSNSSSAHLQYLVHVMQIKANQSLHSGAAQTFISFHSNKGDGKKDIIPSALMTSTKSTHRLETRKEVLLFKNNKIIIRKSSTYFVSVQLLFKRESRLNHTIQANVEVKLTKKNSLGIDNVTLLSKTLPICNGSQTLQTVRIVESFKLKEDDEISILVSKPDLVYKCPTCNMVTVIEIK; translated from the exons ATGGATATCAAACCAACACCTCAACTCAGTACTaatgattttaatgaaataaccGAAACTGATTCTAAATTGCCTGATATTTGCATCAAAAGAAGCAGTAGTAACGAAGATGACATGCAACAAGAAGAAGAAATTTCAAGCGGATACAACTCAAATTTAACTCTAGATGAGCAGGAAGAAACACAAGATTCCCTTTTTACTAATCAAAAGGACTTCAACAGAAGAAGTATAGTAAGTGGAGCTAGGATATCCGATGGCGATAGTGCAATTAGTTTAACAATTGAAGATCAAAATCAAATACCTACAACTCAGGATACGTTGTTAGAACAGAACGCTGGTACTGATAACAATAACAAACATTCATTATCAATTCAAAAGACATGGCGCTGTTTATTACTGTCTATGACTATTAATGCTTTGTTCATCGTGTCCATTATAATAATTGTTGTCtgcagtttattctttaaaacagTCAATACAGAAAAATCATCACCACCATCCTTATGTGTTCTGGAAAGTCTCAAAACCCCATTGTGTTCAAATTCTTCATCAGCACATCTTCAGTATTTAGTTCACGTG atgcaAATTAAGGCAAATCAAAGTCTACACTCAGGAGCTGCACAAAccttcatttcatttcatagcAATAAAG GTGATGGCAAAAAGGACATTATTCCTAGCGCTTTGATGACAAGTACAAAATCAACACACCGTCTTGAAACAAGAAAAgaagttttgttatttaaaaacaacaaaataattatcCGAAAATCAAGCACATACTTTGTGTCCGTCCAGTTGCTGTTCAAACGAGAGTCCAGGTTGAATCACACTATTCAAGCCAATGTCGAAGTGAAACTAACAAAGAAAAACAGTCTAGGAATTGACAACGTTACCCTTTTGTCAAAAACACTACCAATTTGTAATGGAAGTCAAACTCTTCAAACCGTTCGAATAGTAGAAAGTTTTAAATTGAAGGAAGATGATGAAATAAGCATATTGGTGTCAAAACCTGATTTGGTCTACAAATGTCCCACTTGTAATATGGTAACAGtaattgaaatcaaataa